A genomic segment from Candidatus Brocadia sinica JPN1 encodes:
- a CDS encoding NAD(P)H-hydrate dehydratase, translated as MFEVKTLPKIPSRKPDTHKGNYGRVLVLAGSRGMTGAACLCSNAALRAGAGLVTLGIPESLHGIVASKLTCVMTHPLPETHVKTLAESGRQDILDFSQSFDVIAIGPGLSQYLETKRLVLWLLQSLDRPIVLDADGINALADNPEVLYKIKKQIILTPHPGEMARLLGISSSQEIQSKRLDVSRTFVKDKYNVTLVLKGHQTVVMNEEKFYINKTGNPGMATAGAGDVLTGMIAAFLGQTYSPFEAAQAGVYLHGLAGDLAAQEMGEISMIATDILNKLPMAFLTYRENTSI; from the coding sequence ATGTTTGAAGTAAAGACATTACCAAAGATTCCTTCCAGAAAACCCGATACTCACAAAGGAAACTACGGGAGGGTATTGGTGCTGGCTGGTTCCCGTGGCATGACTGGCGCCGCATGTCTCTGTAGTAACGCAGCTCTGCGTGCCGGAGCCGGGCTTGTAACTCTGGGCATCCCGGAGAGCCTGCACGGAATCGTGGCATCCAAACTAACCTGCGTCATGACGCATCCCTTACCCGAAACCCATGTAAAAACCCTGGCTGAATCGGGACGTCAGGACATCCTCGATTTTTCGCAAAGTTTTGATGTGATTGCCATAGGTCCCGGTCTGTCCCAGTACCTTGAGACGAAGAGACTGGTATTATGGTTATTACAATCTCTGGATAGGCCCATTGTGCTGGATGCTGACGGAATTAATGCTTTGGCAGATAATCCTGAAGTGCTGTATAAGATAAAAAAACAGATTATACTTACACCACATCCTGGAGAAATGGCTCGTCTTCTCGGAATATCTTCTTCACAGGAAATCCAGTCTAAACGTTTAGATGTGTCCAGGACGTTTGTTAAAGACAAGTATAATGTGACCCTCGTATTAAAAGGACATCAGACCGTTGTTATGAATGAAGAGAAGTTCTATATAAATAAGACAGGTAATCCAGGAATGGCCACTGCAGGGGCTGGTGATGTATTGACGGGTATGATTGCAGCCTTTCTGGGGCAAACGTATTCACCCTTTGAGGCTGCACAGGCGGGTGTGTATCTGCATGGTTTGGCAGGCGATCTTGCTGCGCAGGAAATGGGTGAAATTTCGATGATCGCCACGGATATATTGAATAAGTTACCCATGGCATTCCTGACTTATAGAGAAAATACGAGTATATGA
- the tsaD gene encoding tRNA (adenosine(37)-N6)-threonylcarbamoyltransferase complex transferase subunit TsaD — protein sequence MLILGIETSCDETSASLVKDGREILSSIILSQDTLHRNFGGVVPEIACRAHLESIMGVIHNALADAKIQLTEIDAIAVVNTPGLIGSLLIGVTAAKTLCMVLDKPLIAIDHLHAHIYANNLEYADIQYPVVSLVVSGGHTILFLSENETKHIPLGWTIDDAAGEAFDKVSKILGLGYPGGPIIDKLARLGNPSAVTFPRAYLEKDSLDFSFSGLKTAVLYYYRGQDSKNTDTKTPSDQKRADIAASFQEAVVDVLVDKIVLALKMYNVHGVLTGGGVAANSRLRQRLKDKSKELSIPVYCPSTRLCTDNAAMVAGLAYKKYLEGDIAGLDIEAIP from the coding sequence ATGCTAATTCTGGGCATTGAAACATCCTGTGATGAGACATCGGCTTCTCTTGTGAAAGATGGCAGGGAGATATTGTCAAGCATTATTTTGTCACAGGATACATTGCATCGTAATTTTGGAGGTGTGGTTCCTGAAATTGCCTGTCGGGCACATTTAGAGTCTATCATGGGGGTCATTCACAATGCCCTTGCCGACGCAAAAATACAACTCACTGAAATCGATGCAATTGCAGTCGTTAATACCCCGGGGCTGATTGGTTCATTGCTTATTGGAGTGACTGCAGCCAAGACATTGTGCATGGTGCTGGACAAACCTTTAATAGCTATTGACCACCTCCATGCCCATATCTACGCAAACAATCTTGAATACGCCGATATACAGTACCCCGTTGTCAGCCTTGTCGTCTCAGGAGGTCATACCATACTTTTTCTATCAGAAAATGAGACGAAACATATACCGTTGGGCTGGACAATTGATGACGCAGCTGGCGAGGCTTTCGATAAAGTATCAAAGATATTGGGTCTTGGTTATCCCGGTGGACCCATCATTGACAAACTGGCGAGGCTTGGAAACCCATCTGCAGTAACCTTCCCAAGGGCTTACCTTGAGAAGGATTCACTTGATTTCAGTTTTAGCGGACTTAAGACGGCGGTACTCTATTACTATCGGGGACAAGATTCAAAAAACACCGATACAAAAACACCATCTGATCAAAAAAGAGCAGACATTGCCGCAAGCTTTCAGGAAGCGGTGGTTGATGTCCTGGTGGATAAGATTGTCCTGGCATTGAAAATGTACAATGTCCATGGTGTGCTAACAGGTGGTGGCGTAGCAGCGAACTCCAGACTTCGGCAGAGATTGAAAGACAAATCGAAGGAGCTATCTATCCCCGTATACTGTCCATCTACCAGATTATGTACGGATAATGCTGCTATGGTAGCAGGACTTGCCTATAAGAAGTATTTAGAAGGGGATATTGCAGGGCTTGATATAGAGGCTATTCCATAA
- the larB gene encoding nickel pincer cofactor biosynthesis protein LarB: MDIDVIKQLLEDYKAGEVSIHDVLGKIRELPYKDIGFAKVDSHRKIRCGFPEVIFCLGKTPEQVVKIVEHIVAGENDMLATRASMEIYEAVSRKFPAAAYHEQARTITIRKTRRKPHKGLILIITAGTSDIPVAEEARVTAEIMGNTVRVLYDVGVAGIHRLMKNHSELLKASVIIVVAGMEGALASVVGGLVNCPVIGVPTSIGYGASFYGIAALLSMLNSCASGVSVVNIDNGFGAAYVASLINQTKK, translated from the coding sequence ATGGATATTGATGTCATAAAACAATTATTAGAAGATTATAAGGCCGGGGAAGTGTCAATACATGACGTCCTGGGAAAGATCAGGGAGTTACCTTATAAGGACATTGGTTTTGCCAAAGTGGATAGTCACCGTAAAATTCGCTGTGGTTTTCCGGAAGTTATTTTTTGTCTCGGCAAGACCCCTGAGCAAGTTGTAAAGATTGTAGAACATATTGTTGCAGGCGAGAATGATATGCTTGCAACCCGCGCGAGTATGGAAATTTATGAGGCCGTTTCCAGAAAATTCCCAGCGGCTGCTTACCATGAACAGGCAAGAACAATTACGATACGAAAGACCCGCCGGAAGCCACACAAAGGATTAATCTTAATCATAACAGCAGGTACCTCTGATATCCCCGTTGCAGAGGAAGCAAGGGTAACGGCAGAGATCATGGGCAATACTGTGCGGGTACTGTATGATGTTGGTGTTGCCGGTATCCATCGGCTTATGAAAAATCACAGTGAATTACTAAAGGCCAGCGTAATCATTGTTGTAGCCGGAATGGAAGGTGCACTGGCAAGTGTCGTAGGAGGTTTGGTAAATTGCCCTGTCATTGGCGTGCCGACAAGTATTGGTTATGGAGCCAGCTTTTATGGAATTGCAGCGCTTTTGTCTATGCTGAATAGTTGCGCCTCCGGTGTATCGGTTGTAAATATTGACAATGGCTTTGGGGCAGCTTATGTTGCCTCTTTGATCAATCAGACAAAAAAGTGA
- a CDS encoding NAD(P)/FAD-dependent oxidoreductase, producing the protein MNLHLKDLSNIVVIGGGPAGSFFAHFALRLAKKYGLKVIATILDGRDFIQRGPVGCNMCAGVLSETLIEKMESQRIILPKTRVQQEINGYYFQTRERGIQLHHPKPGHTPKIITVFRGNGPRFSELTTNISFDDFLLKHVASEGVKVIPAVVEEIELPEHPQDLVNIVYKEAGVRKKMSADLIVGAFGLNTALIKRIVGKEFGYREPKSVRTCNAELYLGRSFIQERFHNTISVFALGMKPIKFAAFTPKGDYITVSLIGREDITKAHLIEFMNHPKVRALLPAGWTLPKDLCICFPKIPITHADHPYANRLVIIGDASISRTYKNGIESAFDTAQLAAHTIFERGISEEDFKKGYYKPALKLLAQDNFFGNLIFSIHDYTTSQKHLVNAQIDHLVKRQNAWESIQINSILWNMVTGNASYKEIFFKIIDVRLHFAMFPYILSAAVKQCHDYCKNRTRMEHEKKLKLLRNLGLGPLHDGQRVAIIGGGPAGASCAITLKNLAKKRNINLDVIIFELKDFEGGIEHNECAGVLSQPIEHIIEDKLEIPFPWHLVKREVAGYYLHTDNHVIKLDGEGEISYALRRIQFDAYLLHKAKESGATVIRSKVTDVEIGKDMVTVYSEAKHILADVVVGAFGLEEGTHRIFERETPYRSPRFLLTILTKFHPKGKHHNLEDTDGYIHAFLPSLKEIEFGAITPKADHYTINIAGAKISARSMDEFLQLPAVLEVLPKNFSESLDSLDYHRGCFPIKPAKHLYGDRYVTIGDAAGLIRPFKGKGVNSACLMGIKAAETMINIGISGEAFQTYAGSFSEVIKDLPYAHAVRRFVIWGAYYGFLTPIIQIATDHPACKKALFDSVSGKKPYREILFDTISVTVVLRISTAIIQWMGRRMISFHSKYFLS; encoded by the coding sequence ATGAATCTGCATCTGAAAGATCTCTCAAACATTGTGGTAATAGGCGGAGGACCAGCAGGCAGTTTCTTTGCACACTTTGCTTTAAGACTTGCAAAAAAATACGGTCTTAAGGTTATTGCAACCATTCTCGATGGAAGAGATTTTATTCAAAGGGGTCCTGTTGGTTGTAACATGTGCGCCGGGGTTTTATCTGAAACCCTTATAGAAAAAATGGAAAGCCAAAGGATTATTCTCCCCAAAACACGTGTTCAGCAGGAAATAAATGGCTACTACTTTCAGACCCGGGAACGCGGCATTCAATTACACCATCCTAAACCAGGACATACGCCCAAAATAATAACAGTCTTTCGAGGGAACGGCCCCCGATTTTCAGAATTAACAACCAATATTAGTTTTGATGATTTTCTCCTGAAGCATGTGGCATCTGAAGGAGTAAAAGTCATTCCGGCAGTTGTAGAAGAAATAGAATTGCCGGAACACCCACAGGATCTGGTAAACATCGTTTACAAGGAAGCTGGTGTAAGAAAAAAGATGTCTGCCGATCTCATTGTTGGTGCATTTGGACTCAATACAGCCCTGATAAAGCGGATTGTGGGCAAGGAATTCGGCTACCGGGAACCAAAATCGGTACGGACATGCAATGCAGAACTCTACCTGGGGCGTTCCTTTATTCAAGAGCGCTTTCATAATACCATCTCTGTATTTGCCTTGGGGATGAAACCCATCAAATTTGCCGCCTTTACCCCAAAGGGAGACTACATTACTGTTTCTCTCATCGGAAGAGAAGACATAACAAAGGCCCATTTGATAGAATTCATGAACCATCCAAAGGTACGTGCGCTTCTGCCTGCAGGATGGACACTACCCAAAGATCTCTGTATCTGCTTTCCTAAAATACCGATTACCCACGCAGACCATCCCTATGCGAACAGGTTGGTAATCATCGGGGATGCTAGCATTTCCCGCACCTACAAAAATGGCATTGAATCTGCTTTTGATACTGCACAATTAGCTGCGCATACAATCTTCGAAAGAGGTATTTCTGAAGAAGATTTTAAGAAGGGGTATTACAAACCTGCTTTAAAACTTCTGGCGCAAGATAACTTTTTCGGAAATCTTATATTCAGCATTCATGATTATACCACGTCCCAAAAGCATTTGGTAAATGCACAAATTGATCATCTGGTTAAACGTCAGAATGCCTGGGAATCTATCCAGATTAACAGTATCTTATGGAATATGGTTACCGGCAATGCCAGCTATAAGGAGATTTTTTTCAAGATTATTGATGTACGTCTGCATTTTGCTATGTTCCCCTATATACTTTCTGCGGCTGTAAAGCAATGCCATGATTATTGTAAGAACCGGACACGCATGGAACATGAGAAAAAATTAAAATTATTAAGAAATCTTGGGCTGGGTCCCTTGCATGACGGACAAAGAGTTGCCATAATTGGCGGAGGGCCAGCGGGCGCTAGCTGTGCAATAACCCTTAAGAACCTTGCAAAAAAACGGAACATCAACCTGGACGTTATTATCTTCGAACTGAAAGATTTTGAAGGTGGTATTGAACACAATGAATGTGCGGGAGTTCTTTCTCAACCCATTGAACATATTATTGAGGATAAACTGGAAATCCCTTTTCCCTGGCATCTCGTAAAAAGGGAGGTAGCAGGCTACTATCTCCATACCGATAATCATGTCATCAAGCTTGATGGAGAGGGAGAAATTTCATACGCCCTTCGCAGGATTCAGTTTGATGCCTATCTCCTGCACAAGGCAAAAGAGTCCGGTGCAACCGTTATCAGGAGCAAGGTCACTGACGTAGAAATTGGTAAAGACATGGTTACGGTATATAGCGAGGCAAAACACATACTGGCCGACGTCGTCGTGGGCGCATTTGGCCTTGAAGAAGGCACCCACAGGATATTTGAAAGGGAAACCCCTTACAGGTCACCAAGGTTTTTACTGACCATACTCACCAAATTTCATCCTAAAGGAAAGCATCACAACCTTGAGGATACGGATGGATACATCCATGCCTTTTTGCCTTCGTTAAAAGAAATTGAATTTGGCGCAATTACCCCAAAGGCAGATCACTATACCATCAATATCGCCGGGGCAAAGATTTCCGCCAGGTCTATGGACGAATTCTTACAATTACCCGCTGTTTTAGAAGTGCTCCCCAAAAATTTCAGTGAATCATTGGACAGTCTGGACTACCACCGGGGTTGTTTTCCGATAAAACCGGCCAAACACCTGTATGGAGACAGATATGTCACCATCGGCGATGCGGCCGGCCTCATTCGTCCTTTTAAGGGTAAAGGGGTTAATTCTGCATGCCTGATGGGCATCAAAGCAGCAGAAACTATGATAAATATTGGCATATCCGGAGAGGCATTTCAAACATATGCAGGCAGCTTTAGCGAGGTCATAAAAGACCTTCCCTATGCGCATGCTGTAAGGAGATTTGTTATCTGGGGCGCCTATTATGGTTTTCTGACACCCATTATTCAAATTGCCACAGATCATCCGGCGTGCAAAAAGGCGTTATTCGATAGCGTATCAGGAAAAAAGCCCTATCGAGAGATATTATTCGATACGATCAGTGTAACGGTCGTTCTCAGAATATCCACAGCAATTATTCAGTGGATGGGGAGACGCATGATATCGTTTCACAGCAAATATTTTCTCTCTTAA
- a CDS encoding YggT family protein encodes MGDLLGKLISLYEIALLIRIVLSWVPHNPYNQAIQFLYKITDPVLNPVRKFIPPLRGIDFSPVIVFIGLGIVKRIVGGIF; translated from the coding sequence ATGGGAGACCTTCTCGGTAAACTCATTAGCCTTTACGAAATTGCATTGCTCATTAGAATCGTACTCTCATGGGTACCCCACAACCCTTATAACCAGGCAATACAATTCCTCTATAAAATCACTGATCCCGTTTTGAATCCTGTACGCAAGTTCATTCCACCCCTGAGAGGTATAGATTTTTCCCCCGTGATTGTATTTATTGGTTTAGGTATTGTCAAACGGATTGTAGGGGGAATATTTTGA
- a CDS encoding P-II family nitrogen regulator produces the protein MKKITAIVREDRFAMVKDALLDIGYPGMTVTEVKGHGHQKGITEQWRGRTFRTDLLKKMQLEMVVMDKDVEKIVQCIVKEAKTSNIGDGKIFISPIENVIRIRTGEKGEKAI, from the coding sequence GTGAAAAAGATTACGGCAATTGTAAGAGAGGATCGGTTTGCAATGGTGAAGGACGCTTTATTAGACATCGGATATCCTGGTATGACGGTAACCGAGGTAAAAGGACACGGTCATCAAAAGGGCATTACCGAGCAGTGGCGCGGAAGAACCTTTAGGACAGATCTTTTAAAGAAAATGCAACTGGAAATGGTGGTTATGGACAAGGATGTCGAGAAAATTGTACAATGCATTGTAAAGGAAGCCAAAACAAGCAATATCGGAGATGGAAAGATTTTTATTTCTCCTATTGAAAATGTTATTCGTATTCGTACAGGGGAAAAGGGAGAAAAAGCCATTTAG
- the hxlB gene encoding 6-phospho-3-hexuloisomerase: MKIGSSSIGIKAITQIILDEIHSVLKKIEEKAYEEFVSNVLSAKNVFVTGQGRSGLVSRTFAMRLTHIGLNAYCVGDATTPNIDRGDLLIACSSSGSTHITRYIAGLARKANATVAAVTSHKNSPLAGQADIVIELPVQEVSTNYKNDGSIQFRSTLFEQACLVYLDGVILSLVKRLNSSENEMHKRHSNLE, translated from the coding sequence TTGAAGATCGGAAGCAGCTCTATAGGGATTAAGGCAATTACCCAGATTATTTTAGATGAAATCCACTCTGTACTCAAAAAGATTGAGGAGAAAGCCTACGAAGAGTTCGTATCAAACGTCCTTAGTGCAAAAAACGTGTTTGTCACGGGTCAGGGACGATCGGGATTGGTATCTCGTACCTTCGCTATGAGGCTTACGCATATCGGTTTAAATGCTTACTGTGTTGGTGATGCTACAACCCCGAATATCGATAGGGGAGATTTGTTGATAGCCTGCAGCAGTTCTGGCAGCACACACATTACCCGTTATATTGCCGGATTGGCAAGAAAGGCAAATGCGACAGTAGCTGCAGTAACTTCCCACAAGAACTCCCCGCTCGCCGGACAGGCAGACATCGTTATTGAATTGCCCGTACAGGAAGTGAGTACCAATTATAAAAATGATGGGTCGATTCAATTTCGCAGCACGCTCTTTGAACAGGCGTGCCTGGTGTACTTGGATGGGGTTATTCTTTCGCTGGTAAAAAGATTGAATAGTTCTGAGAACGAAATGCATAAAAGGCATTCCAATCTGGAATAA
- a CDS encoding phospholipase D-like domain-containing protein — protein sequence MKRLLIVVVVLLGWFSNPLHSLYAESGAYHAPKGTVNEQLKEGIEYANRCINICIHTFAALDIIKDLEAARDKGIRVRIVILEYGTGANNNRGPLVETLLHRKFDTRILKTHIGNDQIQDFILLDDRILVSGAYNWLAYRKRTICNDVLFHYDPEKIRAYKSIFYTLFTEGEAAPFLYNRNEWVATKDPLVPDIPSDTLNANQATQDHSPDKEPTATGKSSEPTPEAAIPKDFIEISFDALDKQLGKKSTFSRSEKNELWQKYKGKYVRWQGVVSYKGMGRVDWNRIGVSRQRSKNAEVEIRFDWRMFEKVMNVSVGSTITYTGKLVSRSGINAPYRLDDGNIE from the coding sequence ATGAAACGATTGCTAATCGTGGTGGTGGTGCTGCTGGGGTGGTTTTCCAATCCCTTACATTCCTTATATGCTGAAAGTGGCGCCTATCATGCCCCAAAAGGCACTGTCAATGAGCAATTGAAGGAAGGGATTGAATATGCAAATCGGTGCATAAATATTTGTATTCACACCTTTGCGGCCCTGGATATCATAAAAGATCTGGAAGCTGCCAGAGATAAAGGCATTCGGGTACGTATCGTAATTTTAGAATATGGTACTGGTGCTAACAATAACAGAGGCCCGCTGGTTGAAACATTACTTCACAGAAAATTCGATACCAGGATCCTTAAGACCCATATTGGCAATGACCAGATACAGGATTTTATTTTATTGGATGACAGGATATTGGTAAGCGGGGCATACAACTGGCTTGCCTACCGGAAAAGAACTATTTGCAATGATGTCTTGTTTCATTACGACCCGGAAAAAATTCGCGCTTACAAGAGCATATTTTATACCCTGTTTACAGAAGGAGAGGCAGCTCCTTTTTTATATAACCGGAATGAATGGGTTGCAACGAAAGATCCTCTTGTCCCTGATATTCCCTCTGACACCTTGAATGCTAATCAAGCAACTCAGGACCATAGCCCTGATAAAGAGCCAACGGCTACCGGGAAATCTTCAGAACCGACTCCGGAGGCAGCGATACCGAAAGATTTTATTGAGATATCTTTTGACGCGTTGGACAAGCAATTGGGAAAGAAAAGTACGTTTTCCCGTTCTGAAAAAAATGAATTGTGGCAGAAGTACAAGGGTAAATATGTCCGGTGGCAGGGGGTCGTGTCTTATAAAGGGATGGGACGTGTAGACTGGAATCGTATCGGAGTAAGTCGTCAACGGAGCAAGAATGCGGAAGTGGAAATCCGGTTTGACTGGAGGATGTTTGAAAAGGTAATGAACGTTAGCGTGGGAAGTACGATTACCTATACCGGCAAATTGGTCTCCCGCTCCGGGATCAACGCCCCTTATCGCCTCGATGACGGAAACATAGAATAA
- a CDS encoding haloacid dehalogenase-like hydrolase produces MVNISMAHSSHNTIPPPASLPSHAGVKKLIIMDVDGVLFKGQFILHLARSLGILVYVRTAILCLFFNMDKISIRKLISRVYTRFKGVTLEQARMIYKNIPIIKYAKETIEALHNHGYLVVLISSGVPDLFVKDLAAKLLADSGHGLETDTNNNQLTGKVFGRLSEPDGKGDLIEEILSKNNLTWQDTVVLVDDRNNLDIMQKAGITIGVNAHYAVRQRAQYLIDSGNLSEVLDIMDIEDANTYKTLFAGMRKQLTHSWYQEIRRKLLHILIAFVPLFSGFIYHTTLLVLFSVLVVYMISECLRVNGYSFPLLGGITRSSIRKLEERGFAFGPVTLVLGAILSLLFFPAVIANIVIWIVAFADTAATIIGRSLGNHRIPYNMKKSIEGSLAALLVAFLCGSIYLPLFPALLAGFFSSIIESLPLRSLDNLLMPVGTGILLVCLGYS; encoded by the coding sequence ATGGTAAATATATCTATGGCACACAGTAGCCATAACACGATCCCTCCCCCAGCCTCTCTCCCTTCACACGCAGGAGTGAAAAAGCTTATCATCATGGATGTTGATGGCGTCCTGTTTAAAGGACAATTCATTTTACATTTAGCACGCTCCCTTGGAATATTGGTATACGTACGAACGGCAATATTGTGCCTTTTTTTTAATATGGACAAAATATCTATCCGCAAGTTGATCAGCCGGGTATACACACGTTTTAAAGGCGTTACACTGGAACAAGCTCGAATGATTTATAAAAATATTCCCATAATAAAATATGCGAAGGAAACGATTGAGGCACTTCATAACCATGGTTATCTGGTGGTTCTCATAAGCAGTGGTGTGCCGGATCTATTTGTGAAAGACCTTGCGGCCAAACTATTGGCAGATAGCGGACACGGCCTGGAGACCGATACAAACAATAATCAATTAACGGGTAAAGTGTTTGGGAGACTTTCTGAACCCGATGGGAAGGGAGATCTCATCGAAGAGATACTGAGCAAAAACAATCTTACATGGCAGGATACTGTTGTCCTTGTGGATGATCGCAACAATCTTGATATCATGCAGAAAGCAGGTATTACTATCGGTGTCAACGCACATTATGCCGTACGACAGCGGGCGCAGTACTTAATTGACAGCGGAAATCTGTCAGAGGTACTTGATATTATGGATATCGAGGATGCCAATACTTACAAGACCCTGTTTGCGGGTATGAGGAAGCAGCTTACCCATTCGTGGTATCAGGAAATCAGGAGAAAACTCTTGCATATCCTCATTGCATTTGTACCCCTGTTTTCAGGCTTCATTTACCACACAACACTTTTAGTACTTTTTTCCGTATTGGTTGTTTATATGATTTCTGAGTGCCTGAGAGTAAATGGATATTCATTTCCTTTGCTCGGTGGTATAACAAGATCAAGTATTCGTAAATTAGAGGAACGGGGTTTTGCGTTTGGGCCAGTAACCTTGGTTCTGGGCGCCATTCTGTCCCTCCTATTTTTTCCTGCGGTCATAGCAAATATCGTTATTTGGATTGTTGCCTTTGCCGATACAGCTGCTACAATTATAGGCAGGAGTCTCGGCAATCATCGAATTCCTTATAACATGAAAAAAAGCATCGAAGGCTCTTTGGCCGCCTTGCTGGTGGCCTTTCTTTGCGGATCCATTTATTTACCTCTTTTCCCGGCTTTACTTGCCGGATTCTTTTCCAGTATAATTGAGTCATTACCACTGAGGTCGCTGGATAATTTACTCATGCCCGTTGGCACGGGAATTTTATTGGTATGCCTTGGGTACTCATAA